One Paenibacillus riograndensis SBR5 DNA segment encodes these proteins:
- a CDS encoding MBL fold metallo-hydrolase — translation MTLIIIAVSLVVLAAVAYIVMTFYPAFGRRASRKEKQIISRSLNYKDGKFVYPAATVMMENSAGSSLSILKDFIKGNPRSRPPQPLIPEKLLPGSIQESGDTRVTWFGHSAVLLEMDGVTLFLDPMLGRSPSPFPFVGGRRYSKQLPIEISELPRIDAVLLSHDHYDHLDYGSIRQLKDKVGMFIVPLGVGAHLQRWGVSREKIREKDWWDEFRYAGLTLTSAPARHFSGRSLLDRNSTLWCSWIIRGAETKIFFSGDSGYGPHFAEIGEKYGPFDLTLMECGQYDPRWADIHMLPEQTVQAHLDVRGALMIPIHWAAFTLSMHDWTDPVERVFAAAKAHGVRLATPRIGEPVYTGSAEVPSLAWWK, via the coding sequence ATGACCTTAATAATCATCGCTGTATCCCTTGTGGTGCTGGCTGCAGTGGCTTACATTGTAATGACCTTTTATCCCGCTTTTGGACGACGGGCTTCCAGGAAGGAGAAGCAAATCATAAGCCGCTCCCTGAACTATAAGGACGGCAAGTTTGTCTATCCGGCTGCAACCGTGATGATGGAGAACAGCGCGGGAAGCAGCCTTTCCATTCTCAAGGACTTCATCAAAGGCAACCCCCGCTCGCGGCCTCCGCAGCCCCTGATTCCTGAGAAGCTGCTGCCCGGTTCGATTCAGGAGAGCGGGGATACCCGCGTGACCTGGTTCGGGCATTCTGCTGTGCTGCTGGAGATGGACGGAGTGACGTTGTTCCTGGACCCTATGCTGGGCCGCTCGCCTTCCCCGTTTCCGTTCGTTGGCGGCCGGCGTTACAGCAAGCAGCTGCCGATTGAGATTTCGGAGCTTCCCCGCATAGATGCTGTGCTGCTCTCCCATGACCATTATGACCACCTCGATTACGGCTCGATCAGGCAGTTAAAGGACAAGGTAGGCATGTTCATTGTGCCGCTGGGCGTCGGCGCTCATCTGCAGCGCTGGGGAGTGAGCCGGGAGAAGATCCGCGAAAAGGACTGGTGGGATGAGTTCCGGTATGCGGGGCTTACGCTGACCAGTGCTCCGGCACGGCACTTCTCCGGACGCAGCCTGCTGGACCGCAACTCCACGCTCTGGTGCTCCTGGATTATCCGGGGGGCAGAGACGAAGATCTTTTTCAGCGGCGACAGCGGGTATGGCCCCCATTTTGCCGAAATTGGCGAGAAATATGGCCCTTTTGATCTGACGCTGATGGAATGCGGCCAATACGATCCCCGCTGGGCGGATATTCATATGCTCCCGGAGCAGACGGTTCAGGCGCATCTGGATGTCCGCGGGGCACTGATGATTCCCATCCATTGGGCGGCGTTTACCCTGTCGATGCATGACTGGACCGATCCGGTGGAGCGTGTCTTCGCAGCGGCTAAGGCGCACGGCGTCCGGCTGGCTACACCGCGCATTGGCGAGCCGGTTTATACCGGTTCGGCAGAGGTCCCCTCACTTGCATGGTGGAAATGA
- a CDS encoding cache domain-containing sensor histidine kinase: MLIIIAVSGAFVYNRVSYLLKNNAERHIQQTAVQANGRLDALIGQIDSLMEQVANHPTIQQLLTEELDGKSVTFNQRQSLLQIISSYQAYMPSVGSLELYTADYRLLFPIRDGSLETRINSAYITSANTKKGRLVWIGVDPKDEESLLAIRQVSLMDRWFSRGGYLMARIQRSYFQLDDPLSGSDGGESVLLVNDEGELLGSSEEPQAELLPLLASKDQTVSFRGKEYVQVKLRSDKTNWTLLVLTPVSYVTRGLSVLRTVLLVSGGFGTLLFLIMSFVLSTMITRPIIQLIRAMRKSRLGVLTPNPESVSTIELRELNNTYNGMIANMNDLIRVVYEKEVLQSRTELKALQAQINPHFLFNTLEAFNWSLEEKGEEELAGLVVVMSRLFRYIIGNPNKDEWVTLGEEMEQVQRYLKIMEMRMGDRLSWTIQLGPEEAAVPVPKLLIQPIVENAILHGVESRVGSGTVSVIVAPAQRKGWTQITVQDNGPGMDADTLQSLYSALEGGPSISAKGTGIGLVNVQRRIRLYYEAEGTGVKGLNIESKLSEGTVITFEIPNNGGHTYESGQQNDSGRGR; this comes from the coding sequence ATGCTGATTATTATTGCTGTGTCCGGTGCATTCGTGTACAACAGGGTCTCCTATTTGCTGAAAAATAATGCGGAACGGCATATCCAGCAGACTGCGGTGCAAGCAAACGGGAGGCTCGATGCATTGATCGGCCAGATCGACAGCCTGATGGAGCAGGTGGCGAATCATCCGACCATTCAACAACTGCTGACGGAAGAGCTTGACGGCAAATCCGTTACGTTCAACCAGCGGCAGTCGCTGCTGCAGATTATCTCCAGCTATCAGGCATACATGCCAAGCGTGGGTTCTCTGGAGCTGTACACAGCGGATTACCGGCTGCTGTTCCCTATCAGGGACGGCAGCCTGGAGACAAGGATCAATAGTGCCTATATCACCTCAGCCAATACCAAAAAGGGCAGACTGGTGTGGATCGGTGTCGACCCTAAGGACGAAGAGAGCCTGCTGGCCATCCGCCAGGTCAGTCTGATGGACCGCTGGTTCTCACGGGGCGGCTATTTGATGGCCCGGATCCAACGCAGCTATTTCCAGCTCGATGATCCGCTGTCCGGCAGCGACGGGGGCGAGTCTGTGCTGCTGGTGAATGACGAAGGCGAGCTGCTCGGCAGCAGTGAGGAACCGCAGGCGGAGCTGTTGCCGCTGCTTGCCAGCAAGGACCAGACGGTCAGCTTCCGGGGCAAGGAATATGTGCAGGTGAAGCTGCGCTCAGACAAGACAAACTGGACACTGCTGGTGCTCACTCCGGTAAGTTATGTTACCAGAGGACTCTCTGTGTTGAGAACGGTGCTGCTCGTCTCAGGGGGGTTCGGAACCTTGCTCTTTTTGATTATGTCTTTTGTGCTGTCCACGATGATCACGAGGCCGATTATCCAACTGATCCGGGCGATGCGCAAGTCCAGGCTTGGGGTGCTCACGCCTAACCCGGAGTCGGTATCCACGATAGAGCTTAGAGAGCTGAATAATACCTATAATGGCATGATAGCCAATATGAATGATCTGATCCGGGTCGTGTATGAAAAAGAAGTGCTCCAGAGCCGGACGGAGCTTAAGGCGCTGCAGGCGCAGATCAATCCCCATTTCCTGTTCAATACGCTGGAGGCCTTCAACTGGTCGCTTGAGGAGAAGGGCGAAGAGGAGCTGGCCGGGCTTGTTGTTGTCATGTCAAGGCTGTTCCGGTACATTATCGGAAATCCGAACAAGGATGAGTGGGTTACGCTAGGGGAGGAAATGGAGCAGGTTCAGCGGTATCTGAAAATTATGGAGATGCGGATGGGGGACCGCTTATCCTGGACTATTCAGCTTGGTCCGGAGGAGGCTGCTGTACCGGTGCCTAAGCTGCTTATTCAGCCCATCGTCGAGAACGCCATTCTCCATGGGGTGGAGAGCCGGGTGGGCAGCGGAACGGTCAGTGTCATTGTTGCTCCGGCCCAGCGTAAAGGCTGGACGCAAATCACCGTACAGGACAACGGGCCAGGGATGGATGCCGATACCCTGCAGTCACTGTACAGTGCGCTTGAAGGCGGTCCATCCATCTCCGCTAAGGGAACAGGAATAGGGCTTGTGAATGTGCAGCGACGGATCAGGCTGTACTATGAAGCGGAAGGAACAGGTGTGAAAGGGTTGAATATTGAGAGCAAGCTGTCCGAGGGGACCGTAATTACTTTTGAAATTCCAAACAATGGAGGGCATACCTATGAATCTGGGCAACAGAACGATTCTGGTCGTGGACGATGA
- a CDS encoding GNAT family N-acetyltransferase yields the protein MFTFRTFSEIPLQDALAAWNAGFQDYYANLQMDCRTFLGRFHREDLLPEESVMLYADGQAVGFTLNGLRTVNGETMAWNGGTAVLPAYRGQGMGGRLLEENIRRYKLAGAQTARLEAFVQNEPAIALYEKHGYRGQGTTLFYTLDGEPSFPAAPEQVWRSGEEAGLQIRECAAAEAAVLPFYDYSGPWQTHWPSLKDGRCLIAEQNGAALGYVQFRRVYAGTGQLSGIQLYPGRLRDDLPDRGTLIHLLLSRIFSYSGSGVSLSTVHTPAADSGMRSWLEAAGFSVRSELVHMERVLD from the coding sequence ATGTTTACGTTCAGAACATTCAGCGAAATCCCGCTGCAGGACGCACTCGCTGCCTGGAATGCAGGGTTTCAGGATTACTATGCGAATTTGCAGATGGACTGCCGGACGTTTCTGGGCAGGTTCCACCGCGAGGATCTGCTGCCGGAAGAATCCGTCATGCTCTATGCAGACGGGCAGGCGGTGGGCTTTACACTGAACGGGCTGCGTACGGTGAACGGGGAAACCATGGCCTGGAACGGAGGGACTGCCGTCCTTCCGGCCTACAGGGGCCAGGGAATGGGCGGACGTCTGCTGGAAGAGAACATCCGCAGATACAAGCTCGCCGGAGCGCAGACAGCCCGGCTGGAAGCCTTTGTACAGAACGAGCCTGCGATTGCCCTATATGAAAAGCACGGCTACCGTGGGCAAGGAACTACGCTGTTCTACACATTGGACGGAGAGCCTTCATTCCCGGCGGCGCCGGAACAAGTCTGGAGGAGCGGTGAAGAAGCCGGTCTGCAGATTCGTGAGTGTGCGGCTGCAGAAGCGGCGGTGCTGCCGTTCTACGACTATTCCGGTCCCTGGCAGACCCACTGGCCCAGCCTCAAGGACGGACGCTGTCTGATCGCCGAGCAGAACGGAGCCGCACTGGGGTATGTCCAGTTCCGGCGGGTATATGCGGGGACGGGGCAGCTCAGCGGGATTCAGCTGTATCCCGGCAGGCTGCGCGATGACCTCCCTGATAGGGGGACGCTTATCCATCTGCTGCTTAGCCGTATCTTCAGCTATAGCGGAAGCGGGGTCAGCCTGAGCACGGTGCATACCCCGGCTGCCGACTCTGGAATGCGGAGCTGGCTGGAAGCCGCCGGATTCAGCGTGCGGAGTGAGCTTGTACACATGGAGCGGGTGTTGGATTAA
- a CDS encoding copper amine oxidase N-terminal domain-containing protein, translating to MNAALKTSAILLTLSLALTTGGVSAAPSAASTPNHSTIQTPSAGAATFSISVNGSALSEPGFQSPGSKEPLLPLRAVAGALGFTVAWNAQTKAVDLNKGSIFTSVKSGKDRYAVNKMYIQLGTAPQTKQNKLYVPASFVSKVLRQSVSAEGQRIEINPAAEHISETGVITAITDADSYQSVRIRGIGTEGMILNVGKDTRLNRQDGSELAFSELHIGMTVEAQHSLISTRSLPPQTPAYQITVLDGETQDDLLGTAGTVQQVTTAEDGTVSFRIRGSALSEKSQNEVVLRLAKDTVVINENGETASPADVIQGAEVISFYSPLLTRSLPPSGTALKVVLKADKL from the coding sequence ATGAACGCTGCCCTGAAAACAAGTGCAATCTTGCTAACCTTATCACTCGCTCTTACAACCGGAGGGGTCTCGGCAGCCCCCAGCGCTGCGTCCACCCCCAATCACAGCACTATACAAACCCCCTCAGCCGGGGCTGCAACATTCTCCATATCTGTAAATGGTTCTGCTCTTTCCGAGCCCGGCTTCCAGTCCCCCGGCAGCAAAGAGCCGCTGCTTCCTCTGCGCGCCGTTGCCGGTGCACTCGGCTTCACTGTGGCCTGGAATGCGCAGACGAAGGCCGTAGACCTGAATAAAGGCAGCATCTTTACCTCTGTAAAAAGCGGCAAGGACCGCTATGCCGTCAATAAGATGTATATCCAGCTCGGAACAGCTCCGCAAACGAAGCAGAACAAGCTGTATGTCCCTGCATCTTTTGTAAGCAAAGTGCTGCGTCAATCGGTTAGCGCGGAGGGACAGCGGATCGAGATCAATCCGGCAGCAGAGCATATCAGCGAGACCGGTGTCATCACAGCCATTACCGATGCGGACAGCTACCAGTCGGTACGTATCCGGGGCATCGGCACCGAAGGAATGATTCTGAATGTGGGGAAGGATACCAGGCTTAACCGTCAAGACGGCTCTGAGCTGGCCTTCAGCGAGCTTCATATCGGCATGACCGTGGAAGCGCAGCACTCCCTGATCTCCACCCGCAGTCTGCCCCCGCAAACACCGGCCTACCAGATCACAGTACTGGACGGGGAGACACAGGATGACCTGCTTGGCACGGCAGGCACGGTCCAGCAAGTCACTACAGCGGAGGATGGCACGGTCAGCTTTCGCATCCGCGGCAGTGCACTGAGCGAGAAATCGCAAAACGAGGTTGTCCTTCGCCTGGCAAAGGACACGGTAGTCATTAATGAGAACGGTGAGACTGCGTCGCCCGCCGATGTGATCCAGGGAGCCGAAGTGATCAGCTTCTATAGCCCCTTGCTGACCCGCAGCCTGCCTCCATCAGGCACAGCTTTGAAGGTGGTTTTGAAGGCGGACAAGCTGTAG
- a CDS encoding SDR family oxidoreductase — MDLGLTGKSVFVAAASKGLGLATALEFAREGAKVTIASRNLEQLEAARRAIAEATGREVAVVQMDVNRPEEIGRAIEAAADYGGGLDVLVTNAGGPPGGGFEEMTDADWSGGYELTLMGTVRMIREALPYLRSSGGGRIVGVSSVSIKQPIGGLILSNVFRAGVSALFKTLASELAPEGILINSLAPGRIGTDRILQLDSKRADARGISREQVEQEALAQIPAGRSGTPEEFGKAAVFLGSFANTYITGQSLLIDGGMVKSL, encoded by the coding sequence ATGGATTTGGGTCTTACAGGGAAATCGGTATTTGTCGCAGCAGCCAGCAAGGGGCTGGGACTAGCTACTGCGCTGGAATTCGCACGCGAAGGTGCGAAGGTGACCATCGCCAGCCGGAACCTGGAGCAGCTTGAAGCGGCCCGGCGGGCCATTGCTGAGGCAACCGGGCGTGAGGTGGCCGTGGTGCAGATGGATGTGAACCGCCCGGAGGAGATCGGGCGGGCGATTGAAGCCGCCGCCGACTACGGAGGCGGGCTGGATGTGCTGGTCACCAATGCCGGAGGCCCTCCGGGCGGCGGCTTTGAGGAGATGACCGACGCGGACTGGAGCGGCGGCTATGAGCTTACGCTGATGGGCACGGTGCGTATGATCCGCGAGGCGCTGCCTTATTTGCGTTCAAGCGGCGGGGGCCGCATCGTGGGCGTCAGCTCGGTTTCGATCAAGCAGCCGATTGGCGGCCTGATCCTCTCGAATGTTTTCCGGGCGGGCGTGAGCGCGCTGTTCAAGACGCTTGCGTCGGAGCTTGCCCCCGAGGGCATCCTGATTAATTCGCTTGCTCCCGGGCGCATCGGAACCGACCGGATTCTGCAGCTGGACAGCAAGCGGGCGGATGCCCGCGGCATCTCCCGTGAGCAGGTTGAGCAGGAGGCGCTGGCCCAGATTCCGGCCGGACGAAGCGGAACGCCGGAGGAGTTCGGCAAAGCAGCCGTGTTCCTGGGGTCTTTTGCCAATACCTATATTACCGGCCAGTCTCTGCTGATCGACGGCGGGATGGTGAAGTCACTGTAA
- a CDS encoding response regulator transcription factor, translating to MNLGNRTILVVDDEPRTRQGIRQTLEVWAAGRYIVETAENGIDARERLLNGRVHLLITDVRMPEVSGLDLIRSLEGQVRKPVIIVISGYAEFDYVQQALRLGAVNYLLKPLDKEELVQVVEAALKQEEEQQRREKLEKLVDHKLLEIDPDTAGMGEPVKEALAYVEQHLHEQLTMAEVAGRIHLNASYFSVLFKEQTGVPFSEYLSRLRIQRAKELLLQTSLPIIEIGERVGYRTDKYFIKVFKSLEDMSPSRYRHQMKDGRGEI from the coding sequence ATGAATCTGGGCAACAGAACGATTCTGGTCGTGGACGATGAGCCGAGAACGCGGCAGGGCATCAGGCAGACACTGGAGGTGTGGGCGGCTGGCCGGTATATCGTAGAAACGGCGGAGAATGGAATTGATGCGCGTGAGCGGCTGCTGAATGGGCGGGTGCATCTGCTGATTACAGATGTCCGCATGCCTGAGGTCAGTGGACTGGATCTGATCCGCTCGCTGGAGGGGCAAGTGCGGAAGCCGGTCATTATTGTTATTTCCGGCTATGCCGAATTCGATTATGTGCAGCAGGCGCTTAGGCTGGGGGCAGTCAATTATCTGCTGAAGCCGCTGGACAAAGAGGAGCTGGTGCAGGTGGTCGAAGCTGCTCTGAAACAGGAAGAAGAGCAGCAGCGCCGCGAGAAGCTGGAAAAGCTGGTTGACCATAAGCTGCTGGAGATCGATCCCGATACAGCGGGGATGGGTGAGCCGGTAAAAGAAGCCCTGGCCTATGTGGAGCAGCATCTGCATGAGCAGCTGACCATGGCTGAGGTGGCCGGAAGGATTCACTTGAATGCGAGCTACTTCAGCGTGCTTTTCAAGGAGCAGACCGGAGTGCCGTTCAGCGAATATTTATCCCGCCTGAGAATTCAGCGGGCCAAGGAGCTGCTGCTGCAGACCAGCTTGCCGATTATAGAGATCGGTGAACGGGTGGGCTACCGTACGGATAAATATTTTATCAAGGTATTTAAGTCCCTGGAAGACATGAGTCCTAGCCGCTACCGCCATCAAATGAAGGATGGGCGCGGCGAAATCTAA
- a CDS encoding cold-shock protein: MQTGTVKWFNADKGFGFIEVEGGSDVFVHFSAITGDGFKSLDEGQRVEFNVTEGARGPQAENVVKL, translated from the coding sequence ATGCAAACAGGTACAGTTAAATGGTTCAACGCAGACAAAGGTTTCGGTTTTATCGAGGTTGAAGGCGGAAGTGACGTATTCGTACATTTCTCCGCAATCACTGGCGACGGTTTCAAGTCTTTGGACGAAGGCCAACGCGTTGAGTTCAACGTAACTGAAGGCGCTCGTGGACCACAAGCCGAAAACGTTGTAAAACTGTAA
- a CDS encoding type B 50S ribosomal protein L31 — MKEGIHPKFNQVIFLDASVGFKFLSSSTKSSNETMEWEDGNTYPVIRVDSSSASHPFYTGKQRDTETGGRVDKFKQRLAQKK; from the coding sequence ATGAAAGAAGGCATACACCCTAAATTCAACCAGGTGATTTTTCTGGATGCCAGCGTAGGTTTCAAATTCCTGAGCTCGTCCACCAAATCGTCCAATGAAACTATGGAATGGGAAGACGGCAACACTTATCCGGTGATCCGTGTGGACTCCAGCTCCGCATCCCACCCGTTCTACACTGGTAAACAAAGAGATACCGAAACTGGCGGCCGTGTGGACAAGTTCAAACAACGGTTGGCGCAGAAGAAATAA
- a CDS encoding HAD family hydrolase, whose translation MYQTYIFDLYGTLIDIETDEERPELWERLSLHFSYHGLNISGVELQQRFLRERDGQLAAAGQHCAYPDFVMEEVFRAVARDLGGNPGQAWLHETVRWLRTLSMIKISLYSGVEEILRGLRSRGKKVFLLSNGQKTFIEAELTMLGILHLFDGVAISSEAGISKPDPLFYRYLTEKYGADLSSAIMIGNDPRTDMAGAAAVGIDSCYIRTASSPADVPVQSTVQIWDGDLRKIPGWNL comes from the coding sequence ATGTATCAGACTTACATTTTTGATCTGTATGGCACGCTGATTGACATTGAGACAGATGAGGAGCGGCCTGAACTCTGGGAGCGGCTGTCGCTCCATTTCAGTTATCATGGGCTGAATATTTCCGGAGTGGAACTGCAGCAGCGTTTTTTGCGGGAGCGGGACGGGCAGCTGGCTGCCGCTGGGCAGCACTGTGCGTATCCGGACTTCGTGATGGAGGAGGTGTTCCGCGCGGTGGCCCGCGATTTGGGCGGCAATCCGGGGCAGGCCTGGCTGCATGAAACAGTGAGATGGCTGCGTACCTTGTCGATGATTAAGATCTCCTTATACAGCGGGGTGGAGGAAATTCTCCGGGGCTTAAGATCACGCGGCAAAAAAGTATTTCTGCTCTCCAACGGGCAGAAAACCTTCATTGAAGCCGAACTCACCATGCTGGGCATCCTGCATTTATTCGACGGTGTGGCGATTTCGTCAGAGGCAGGGATCAGCAAGCCGGACCCGCTGTTCTACCGTTACCTGACGGAGAAATACGGGGCGGATCTAAGCTCGGCGATCATGATCGGCAACGATCCGCGTACCGATATGGCCGGTGCGGCGGCGGTGGGAATAGACTCCTGTTATATCCGCACCGCTTCTTCTCCGGCTGATGTGCCGGTACAGAGCACCGTCCAGATCTGGGATGGCGATTTGCGCAAAATTCCCGGCTGGAATTTGTAG
- a CDS encoding class I SAM-dependent methyltransferase — protein MNEAKKIQSERFNSLASDWSNSDEAIRQAEKAVNVLGIQSGQSLLDVASGTGVILHALKQLQISPGHYLAMDISSAMLEKLHSAFPEAETACADFEQPFTCQRGFDYVLIYNSIPHFSDLDMLFTNAKRSLLPGGTFMIAHSRTRQGLKEHHQRIGYKSERAPIPADEELALLAENYDFDQISFADEEFFCFTCHRKG, from the coding sequence CGGTTCAATAGCCTCGCTTCCGACTGGAGCAACAGTGATGAGGCGATACGGCAGGCGGAAAAAGCTGTCAACGTCCTTGGTATACAAAGCGGACAGAGCCTCCTGGACGTAGCTTCCGGCACCGGTGTGATTCTCCACGCGCTTAAGCAGCTTCAGATTTCCCCCGGCCATTACCTGGCAATGGATATCTCTTCAGCCATGCTGGAGAAGCTGCATTCCGCCTTCCCCGAGGCTGAGACAGCCTGCGCCGATTTCGAGCAGCCCTTCACCTGTCAGCGGGGCTTTGACTATGTGCTGATCTATAACAGCATCCCCCATTTTTCCGATCTGGACATGCTGTTCACCAACGCGAAGCGCAGCCTGCTGCCGGGCGGCACTTTTATGATTGCCCATTCCAGAACACGGCAAGGCCTGAAGGAGCATCATCAGCGCATCGGCTACAAAAGTGAGCGTGCACCGATTCCTGCCGATGAAGAGCTGGCTCTTCTGGCTGAAAATTATGATTTTGACCAGATTTCCTTTGCCGATGAGGAATTCTTCTGCTTCACCTGCCACAGGAAGGGCTAG
- a CDS encoding extracellular solute-binding protein, which yields MPRNKIIKNLVLMSMLGLVLSGCSGAGISTGSPANALASTGTQAQKVTITMMHLWPAGISAQQNKLVGQIIDDYQKDYPNVTIKQEVLENEQYKSKLKVLSASNELPDVGITWAAGFMEPYVKGGLFAPLDDVLDGEQLKDKFVPGTTEAFVVDGKTYALPIELNISPVYYNKDIFAKYNLQVPATYNEFKHVVKKLSDNGVAPIALGNKDRWTGSLWYMYLADRIAGSDTLKRATNGTGSFDDPGLIRAAVEVQTLVDMNAFNKGFNGLSNDEGKSEFVNEKAAMYLTGTWELPNFTTNPDIRQEFKDKVKFFKFPTVDGGKGDINSWVGGPGVGLFVAESSKVKEEAKAFVEYFVTKWGQDSVTTAGVIPATKVDTSNSELPHLYVDLLNELNHASSLTLFADVQMKPGAAQVHLDMIQALFGKAVTPEQFAAKHKEAVDKQN from the coding sequence ATGCCAAGGAACAAGATAATCAAAAACCTGGTATTGATGTCTATGCTGGGACTCGTTCTGTCAGGCTGCAGCGGGGCTGGGATCAGCACAGGCTCCCCGGCCAATGCCTTGGCATCCACTGGTACACAGGCACAGAAAGTTACCATCACAATGATGCATTTATGGCCGGCGGGAATCTCGGCCCAGCAGAATAAACTGGTCGGACAGATCATTGACGATTACCAAAAGGATTATCCGAACGTTACGATCAAGCAGGAAGTATTAGAAAACGAGCAGTACAAGAGCAAGCTGAAGGTGCTGTCGGCCTCCAACGAGCTGCCGGATGTAGGCATCACCTGGGCGGCGGGCTTCATGGAGCCTTATGTAAAAGGCGGATTGTTCGCCCCGCTGGATGATGTCCTGGACGGTGAACAGCTTAAGGATAAATTCGTTCCCGGTACTACCGAAGCTTTTGTGGTGGATGGCAAGACCTACGCCCTGCCCATCGAGCTGAATATCTCGCCGGTTTATTATAACAAAGATATTTTTGCTAAATACAATCTGCAGGTTCCGGCAACCTATAATGAATTCAAGCATGTTGTGAAAAAACTCTCCGATAACGGTGTAGCCCCGATCGCCTTGGGCAACAAAGACCGCTGGACCGGCTCGCTGTGGTACATGTATCTGGCTGACCGGATCGCGGGAAGCGATACCTTGAAGAGAGCGACGAATGGGACAGGCTCATTTGATGATCCGGGGCTGATCCGGGCGGCGGTTGAGGTGCAGACGCTGGTGGATATGAACGCCTTCAATAAGGGCTTTAACGGCTTGTCCAACGATGAAGGCAAGTCGGAGTTCGTGAATGAAAAAGCGGCTATGTACCTGACGGGAACATGGGAGCTTCCTAACTTTACCACCAACCCGGATATCCGGCAGGAGTTCAAAGACAAGGTTAAATTCTTCAAGTTCCCTACTGTAGACGGCGGCAAAGGGGACATCAACAGTTGGGTGGGCGGACCCGGTGTGGGACTGTTCGTAGCGGAATCCTCCAAGGTCAAGGAAGAAGCCAAAGCATTTGTCGAGTACTTTGTAACCAAATGGGGACAGGATTCTGTAACCACCGCAGGCGTTATTCCGGCAACGAAAGTCGATACTTCAAATTCCGAGCTGCCGCACCTCTACGTGGATCTGCTTAACGAACTCAATCATGCCAGCAGCCTCACCCTGTTTGCGGATGTACAGATGAAGCCAGGCGCCGCACAGGTCCACCTCGATATGATTCAGGCGCTGTTCGGCAAAGCGGTGACACCGGAGCAGTTTGCCGCCAAGCATAAAGAAGCGGTAGACAAACAAAACTGA
- a CDS encoding cold-shock protein produces MKSKLPLTQVEGSFFFDLEQAAAARHNASLGCVNHLNSNQGGVLMYFRKKALEDLPQEDTAIWSCTKEGCTGWMRDNFAFQHVPTCWQCNSPMTRSMKILPMLVNTNLDMKAIKKGITIT; encoded by the coding sequence GTGAAATCAAAGCTGCCCTTAACACAAGTTGAGGGCAGCTTTTTTTTTGACCTCGAACAAGCCGCCGCAGCCCGCCACAACGCTTCTTTAGGGTGTGTAAATCATCTCAATTCGAACCAAGGAGGGGTACTTATGTATTTTCGTAAAAAAGCGCTGGAGGATCTCCCCCAGGAAGACACAGCTATTTGGTCTTGCACCAAAGAGGGTTGCACAGGATGGATGCGCGATAATTTTGCCTTTCAGCATGTGCCTACCTGCTGGCAATGCAACTCTCCGATGACTAGAAGCATGAAGATACTGCCTATGCTTGTGAACACGAATTTGGACATGAAGGCGATCAAAAAGGGGATCACCATTACGTAA